AATCCATACTCAATTTCGATATGGTTACATTGTGATCTTTATGTTCTAATTGAGTAGTTAGTTCTCGTAAAATCGCCCCATTAAAACTATCCTCGGAAGGGTGCATAAAAATAATAAAATAATTCATTTCTCAAGCCTCCTCTAATGATTAGGAACTTCTCCACTATCCGCATCAAAACCTCTCATATAATCGTCAGCCATGTCACCTTGAGCATGAATGTGAAATCTTTCAGTAGTTTCTTCATCCTCTAATAAAATAGTCACGTCCACGTACCACTCTCCCTCCATTGCAAGGGGTAATACTACAGAATAAATACCTTCATCATCCATTTTCATCGTTCCGGTCATTGGATGATTCATTCTTTCCATATTAATATGTATTTGCACGTTATCCGCTTCGACAGGTTCACCCGTTTTATCCTTTAACGCGACTTCAAAAGTGTGAAATTCCCCTGTTGTAAACGTATCACCTTCCTGTAAAAGTGCTACTGTTACATCAGATAAAGCGGTCGTCCTACAACCAACTATTAATACTGTGATGATAATGGTAATTGTCATGAAATTGACGATTTTAAACATTCTCCTCTTCCCCTCTATCAGATAAGATAAAACTATCTTTATTATATAAAAGGTTAGGTTTTACTGCCATCTTTTAACGTGATGTTAGCTCAAATTGGGGGGTTGAGAAAATTGAACAAAATTGGGGTTATTTTAATTGTTTTCATATTAGCAGGTATGGGATATACAGCTTATTCATTTTTTTTCAATAACAGTTCAGAAAACGTCACAATAGTAGACAGAATTAACGGTGAAGAACCAATCAACCTTGAGAATTATATTGGTCAGAAAAAGACGATTTTGCAGTTTGTCGCTGTTCCATGTGAATGTTGTAGTTACTCCATGCCATTTATTCAAGAATTTATTGAAAAGCAAAGTGAAATTGAGGTTATTACTATCGTCTTTTATGGAAAAGAAAGAGAAATCCTTGATAAATTTGAGAATGAATACAATGCGACTCACTTGTGGGGGGTTGATGCTAAACGGGATGTAGCTAACTATTATAATATTTCAGTCTCTCCAACTTATGTGTTTTTCGATGAAAAGGGGAACAAATTAGGAACTCATCCATATATTATCGCTACAAGCGAAGAACTAGGGCAACGGTATGAAGAAGCATATGAATCTTATCATAATGAAAGAGAGACAGATAACGAATGACTATCTGGCTAGCTTTCTCGGCGGGATTTTTATCATTCGCTTCAGCTTGTATACTTCCCCTTATTCCTAGCTATATTGCTGTCATTACAGGAATTTCCCTAACTGATTTACAAAGTAAGAAAGCAGAAAGGTTTAAAATCATTCCTCGGACATTAGCCTTTGTAGTAGGATTAATTATCCCTTTGCTGTTAATAGGGATGGGAGCAACAGCAGCCGGGAATTTATTTACACCTGCCTTTTCTGATTTTCTGTCCCGTTTTTTTGGATTCATCGTCATTTTATTTGGCTTTCATTTATTAGGCCTGCTCAAATTTCAATTGTTTAATAAGGATATTCGGTTTCATAAAGCATTTCAAAAAAAAGGTGGGCTTATTAGTATCGCTCTAATGGGCATGGCCTTTGGTTTTGGATGGACGCCATGTATTGGGCCAATGCTAAGTTCCATTTTAATTATGGCTGCAGACTCAGAAACAATTTGGCAAGGCGGGGGCCTTTTAAGTGTATATGGCCTGGGCCTCGGTATGCCGTTTATAATAATTGGCATTGCAGGAAGCACCAGTCTTACTTTCTTAAAATTTCTACAAAAGCATCTGAACGTCATATCCGTCATAAGTGGGGGGATTTTAATCATTCTAGGACTACTGTTAGTCACAGGAAATATGGCTTACATTACCCCAACGGTGAACTTATAAGCAAGGGAATAATCGTCACTCATTAACTTTTAATGACGAAAAGACAAAGGTAAGCCACTCACATAACATTAAGGTTATTTACGCCGACAACTATCGGGAAGTAAGTGACCTTTTTTATTATAGTGAACATTTGTGCTTATTTAATATCACTCGCTCATTTAAAAACACGAACAATACGTCATGCTCCAATATTTAAGATACTGTCTCTGTTTATGTGAAGATGTATACTAGAATATATCCTGCTATTAGTTTTACTCTTACGTAAACCTATTATGAAGGTGATCATTCAGCATTATTTATTTTCCAAAAGTAACAAAG
The Salipaludibacillus sp. LMS25 DNA segment above includes these coding regions:
- a CDS encoding FixH family protein, with the translated sequence MFKIVNFMTITIIITVLIVGCRTTALSDVTVALLQEGDTFTTGEFHTFEVALKDKTGEPVEADNVQIHINMERMNHPMTGTMKMDDEGIYSVVLPLAMEGEWYVDVTILLEDEETTERFHIHAQGDMADDYMRGFDADSGEVPNH
- a CDS encoding redoxin family protein; the encoded protein is MNKIGVILIVFILAGMGYTAYSFFFNNSSENVTIVDRINGEEPINLENYIGQKKTILQFVAVPCECCSYSMPFIQEFIEKQSEIEVITIVFYGKEREILDKFENEYNATHLWGVDAKRDVANYYNISVSPTYVFFDEKGNKLGTHPYIIATSEELGQRYEEAYESYHNERETDNE
- a CDS encoding cytochrome c biogenesis CcdA family protein, whose amino-acid sequence is MTIWLAFSAGFLSFASACILPLIPSYIAVITGISLTDLQSKKAERFKIIPRTLAFVVGLIIPLLLIGMGATAAGNLFTPAFSDFLSRFFGFIVILFGFHLLGLLKFQLFNKDIRFHKAFQKKGGLISIALMGMAFGFGWTPCIGPMLSSILIMAADSETIWQGGGLLSVYGLGLGMPFIIIGIAGSTSLTFLKFLQKHLNVISVISGGILIILGLLLVTGNMAYITPTVNL